A genomic window from Flavobacterium johnsoniae includes:
- a CDS encoding SDR family NAD(P)-dependent oxidoreductase translates to MEDIKINNSVLKGKNVVITGASSGVGRAAAEAFAIEGCNVVIVARGLKGINETVEYCRSLNVLAIGVQADMSIAEDVERIAKEALAMNGKIDIWVNNAGVMASGKFEEIPMEIHEQVIKTNLFGYMHGAYNAIKIFKKQDQGILINNVSIGGFMPAPYSAVYSATKYGIRGMMECLQGEISNHKDIHICNLYPQLQNSTGNLHSAKYSGFDMKISFIASDPRHTAAKMVDLAKHPQKDLFPDLRSAAITNMYRLFPKTIINTASAAVRTKMKLNDVKAENPGNVLTNSKEPLRVYGNLPSKKTHNIGLAFLVGVGITTALLLMGKKI, encoded by the coding sequence ATGGAAGATATTAAAATAAATAACAGCGTTCTTAAAGGTAAAAATGTTGTCATAACGGGTGCAAGCAGCGGTGTCGGAAGAGCTGCAGCCGAAGCTTTTGCAATTGAGGGCTGTAACGTAGTAATAGTAGCCAGAGGACTTAAAGGCATTAATGAAACAGTAGAATATTGTCGGTCGCTAAATGTTTTGGCAATTGGTGTTCAAGCAGATATGTCGATTGCTGAAGATGTAGAGCGAATAGCAAAAGAAGCTTTGGCTATGAACGGAAAAATTGATATCTGGGTGAATAACGCTGGAGTAATGGCAAGCGGAAAATTTGAAGAAATTCCTATGGAAATTCACGAGCAGGTTATTAAAACCAATTTGTTTGGATATATGCATGGCGCTTACAATGCCATTAAAATTTTCAAAAAACAAGACCAAGGTATTTTAATAAACAATGTTTCCATCGGCGGATTTATGCCAGCACCTTACAGCGCAGTTTATTCTGCAACAAAATATGGGATTCGAGGCATGATGGAATGTCTTCAAGGAGAAATTTCTAATCATAAAGATATTCATATTTGCAATCTTTATCCGCAATTACAAAATTCTACTGGAAATCTTCATTCAGCCAAATATTCAGGTTTCGATATGAAAATTTCTTTTATTGCTTCGGATCCACGCCATACAGCGGCTAAAATGGTAGATTTGGCTAAACATCCGCAAAAAGATTTATTTCCAGATTTACGTTCCGCGGCAATCACAAATATGTATCGATTATTTCCGAAGACAATAATTAATACTGCATCTGCGGCAGTACGCACTAAAATGAAACTAAACGATGTTAAAGCAGAAAATCCTGGAAATGTTCTCACCAACTCAAAAGAGCCGTTACGTGTCTACGGAAATTTACCTTCAAAGAAAACACACAACATTGGTTTAGCATTCCTTGTAGGAGTCGGAATTACAACCGCTTTATTATTAATGGGTAAAAAGATTTAG
- a CDS encoding response regulator, translated as MSPQPNFEKIIYLADDDEDDRILFLDAVEELRMPLYVVQTTDGNELLKALRNAEHLPEIIFLDINMPCKNGFECLKEIRSASGDLKNVKIIMLSTSSSSIHIKISYKLGADFYAVKPGSYQGLKELLERVLTDFKSLRKDANKFLLA; from the coding sequence ATGTCGCCACAACCCAACTTTGAGAAAATTATTTATTTAGCTGATGACGATGAAGATGACAGAATATTGTTTCTTGATGCAGTAGAAGAACTACGTATGCCACTTTATGTAGTGCAGACGACAGATGGAAATGAGTTGCTCAAAGCCCTTCGCAATGCGGAGCATCTTCCTGAAATTATCTTTCTAGACATTAATATGCCATGCAAAAATGGTTTTGAATGTCTTAAAGAAATTCGAAGTGCTTCTGGTGATTTAAAAAATGTAAAAATTATTATGCTCTCTACGAGCAGCAGCAGTATACATATTAAAATTTCTTATAAATTGGGAGCCGATTTTTATGCTGTAAAACCTGGAAGTTATCAAGGGCTTAAAGAGCTTTTGGAGAGAGTTTTAACAGATTTTAAAAGCTTAAGAAAAGATGCTAATAAATTCTTATTAGCTTAA
- a CDS encoding RNA methyltransferase yields MNDNFINEYFGIGIQNGKTPENLGVLWRSAQNLGATFIFTIGNRYAKQACDTHDAVKAIPYFHYDTFEAFFENLPKGARLVGVELSEKASDLETFEHPRRCVYLLGAEDHGLPKKAMEKCHHLVKFKSEKSLNVAVAGTIVMYDRNLAKPRS; encoded by the coding sequence ATGAATGATAACTTTATAAATGAATATTTTGGGATAGGAATCCAAAATGGAAAAACACCTGAAAACTTAGGCGTTTTATGGAGATCCGCTCAAAATCTAGGAGCCACTTTTATATTTACGATTGGTAATAGATATGCCAAACAAGCCTGTGATACACATGATGCTGTAAAAGCAATTCCTTATTTTCATTATGATACTTTTGAAGCTTTTTTTGAAAATTTACCGAAAGGTGCGAGATTAGTTGGTGTAGAATTATCTGAAAAAGCATCTGATTTAGAAACTTTTGAACATCCGCGACGCTGTGTTTATTTATTGGGAGCAGAAGATCATGGTTTACCCAAAAAAGCAATGGAAAAATGCCATCATCTTGTAAAATTTAAATCTGAAAAAAGCTTGAATGTAGCTGTCGCTGGAACTATTGTGATGTACGATAGGAACTTGGCTAAACCACGTTCTTAA
- a CDS encoding TetR/AcrR family transcriptional regulator, producing the protein MRPLDPDKREKILQSVYTLTGRQGLASVNISGISKTAGIATGTLYIYFKNKEEVIQLAYAAVEDKMTQAMYHDFDLNLPIRQSLKKIYINMLNYRLNHYDETIFIDQYQQSGYIQLNFSKQLAEYEKQNKPLYDLLEKGKQEGIIKIVDSIMLISFFDGAVRSCSTGIMQKLFSLSQQLIDDNFDMIWRGMS; encoded by the coding sequence ATGAGACCATTAGATCCTGATAAAAGAGAGAAAATTTTACAGTCTGTATATACGCTTACTGGCAGACAAGGACTCGCGAGCGTCAATATTTCAGGCATAAGCAAAACCGCTGGAATTGCTACAGGTACGCTTTATATCTATTTCAAAAATAAGGAAGAGGTTATACAACTAGCCTATGCCGCGGTAGAAGATAAAATGACACAGGCTATGTATCATGACTTTGATCTTAATCTCCCAATAAGACAATCGCTTAAGAAGATTTACATCAATATGCTTAACTATAGATTAAATCATTATGATGAAACCATATTTATTGATCAGTATCAGCAGTCGGGTTATATACAGCTAAATTTCTCCAAACAACTTGCCGAGTACGAAAAACAAAATAAACCACTGTATGATCTTTTAGAAAAAGGGAAACAAGAAGGAATCATTAAAATAGTAGATTCTATTATGCTTATCAGTTTTTTTGATGGCGCAGTACGCTCCTGCTCCACAGGTATAATGCAAAAGTTGTTCTCATTAAGCCAGCAGCTTATTGATGACAACTTTGATATGATATGGAGAGGCATGAGTTAA
- a CDS encoding glucose 1-dehydrogenase, producing MSIFKDKTIVVTGAAMGLGLAASKAVALKGANLSLVDYNNEALEKAKEEIQSVAPEAKILTIVADVSDENAVKNYVDKTVSEFGSIDGFYNNAGIEGKQAPLVEYDVNIFKKVIDINLMGVYYGLKYVIPVMQKQGGGKIVNVASVGGIRGVVNQMPYVASKHAVSGMTKNAAIEYGKDGIYTNAIAPGAILTPMVAEAFKQVNPADPKAAETIYAQRNPTRKLGKPENVGNLVAFLLSDECQYVNGQTIAIDGGESNLYGNS from the coding sequence ATGAGTATTTTCAAAGACAAAACTATTGTCGTTACCGGAGCCGCAATGGGTCTCGGACTTGCGGCAAGTAAAGCCGTAGCATTAAAAGGAGCAAATCTTTCTCTTGTAGATTACAATAATGAGGCGCTTGAAAAAGCAAAAGAAGAAATTCAATCGGTTGCACCAGAAGCAAAAATCTTAACTATAGTCGCTGACGTTTCAGATGAAAACGCAGTAAAAAATTATGTAGACAAAACAGTAAGTGAGTTTGGCAGCATAGATGGTTTTTACAATAATGCAGGTATTGAAGGAAAACAAGCTCCATTAGTGGAATACGATGTCAATATATTTAAAAAAGTAATTGACATTAATCTTATGGGTGTTTATTACGGACTGAAATATGTAATTCCTGTAATGCAAAAACAAGGCGGAGGAAAAATTGTAAATGTAGCTTCTGTAGGCGGAATCAGAGGTGTTGTTAATCAGATGCCATACGTTGCGAGTAAACATGCTGTTTCTGGTATGACTAAAAATGCTGCCATAGAATACGGTAAAGATGGTATATATACCAATGCAATTGCACCTGGAGCTATTCTGACTCCAATGGTTGCAGAAGCTTTTAAACAGGTAAATCCAGCCGATCCGAAAGCCGCTGAAACAATCTATGCACAAAGAAATCCTACTAGAAAATTAGGAAAACCAGAAAATGTGGGTAATCTTGTAGCCTTTTTGCTAAGCGATGAATGTCAGTATGTAAATGGACAAACTATCGCAATTGACGGAGGAGAGTCAAATCTGTATGGTAATTCATAA
- a CDS encoding glycoside hydrolase family 2 TIM barrel-domain containing protein → MQRLLKKQIAQIGLFSVLALIQNPCFAFQKKDQNLSVQDTAKVPKEIEDPENIGINKEAAHATLMPYASLKEALAANRHASTFSQSLNGMWKFNWVDWPQKRPVNFYKTDYDVSGWKEIKVPSNWQVQGYGTPNYSNFTYIFKKDFPHVMGIPSEKYTNFTERNPVGSYRREFTIPENWKGRRTFITFDGVDAGFFIWVNGQKVGYSVNSRNAAEFDLTKYIKPGKNILAVEVYRFTSGSYLENQDMWRLSGIFRNVTLWSAPQVHIRDYFIKTNLDNQFRDAEVLVSAKVKNYGTKTTRPQELNALLYEGTTPVDGASGKKMIPALKPGQEVTVDLSFHASNPKKWTAETPNLYTTVLNLTDGKNTIETLSSKTGFREIEIKGRLFTVNGVPIKLKGVNRHENFPDDGHAVTEEQMIKDITLIKQTNSNHVRTSHYSDDPRWYELCDEYGIYLVAEANVECHEEQNQFNEVPTIKAAIVDRNVANVQSFKNHPSVLIWSLGNENGSGGTNFRAALSAIKAIDPDRPTHYEGFGIGEKNPADIDSQMYTQIAPMVEHAKNASLTKPFYLCEYAHAMFNSMGSVDLYNEMFDKYPELLGGAIWEWQDQGIYNNRDPKHPITAFGGGFGEFPNDHYFIHKGVVFSDRSPKPHFPELKHAYQWITIRDKDIKNGFVTIKNRYQFLNLENVTAKWELTENGLPLFSGDLAVGTINPGTEKDVKIPFAFSPKAGAEYFVRVSFYLAEDQNWAKKGFEVASQQFELGTPLAETKKAPQAGNLTLNDTEESIIIKGSDFSITFDKAKGTFTKLEKNGENVLQENGGPMLHLWRAPHQTDDMWAYRDWEKYGLKNISWVTNEVKSKKVSATVIEITASLTGTGKENFKVQHKVIYTIDGNGIINSTNEVSFSDPKLILARIGVRMFLNKSIDQFDYLGRGPMENYADRKSGFDVGHYASTVAKQLTPYEKPMECGNHEDVRWANLSAQKGAGIAVKKVDDLMQVSALPYSDEEMDLVEYKIDLPQSKGTVLCVSHKTLGVGSNGCGPRPLEPFMVYAKPTTFSYQVQLTEKK, encoded by the coding sequence ATGCAGCGTTTATTAAAAAAACAAATTGCCCAAATTGGATTATTTTCAGTGCTGGCTTTAATTCAAAATCCCTGTTTTGCATTCCAAAAAAAGGATCAGAATCTTTCCGTTCAAGATACTGCTAAAGTTCCTAAAGAAATTGAAGATCCAGAAAATATCGGAATCAATAAGGAGGCCGCTCACGCTACTTTAATGCCTTATGCTTCACTCAAAGAAGCGTTAGCAGCAAACAGACATGCCTCAACATTTAGCCAAAGCTTAAATGGTATGTGGAAATTCAATTGGGTAGACTGGCCTCAGAAACGTCCTGTAAATTTTTATAAAACTGATTATGATGTAAGCGGATGGAAAGAGATAAAAGTTCCGTCTAACTGGCAAGTACAAGGTTACGGAACGCCGAACTATAGCAACTTTACGTATATCTTCAAAAAGGATTTTCCACATGTAATGGGAATTCCATCTGAGAAATATACCAATTTTACTGAAAGAAATCCGGTAGGAAGCTACAGACGTGAATTTACAATTCCTGAAAACTGGAAAGGACGCCGTACTTTTATCACTTTTGACGGAGTTGATGCCGGTTTCTTTATTTGGGTAAATGGTCAAAAAGTGGGTTACAGTGTAAATAGCCGTAATGCTGCTGAGTTTGATCTGACCAAATACATTAAACCTGGAAAAAATATACTGGCAGTCGAAGTATACCGATTTACAAGCGGAAGTTATTTAGAAAATCAGGACATGTGGCGATTAAGCGGTATCTTCAGAAATGTAACTTTATGGAGTGCGCCTCAGGTTCATATTCGCGATTATTTTATTAAAACGAATTTGGATAATCAATTTCGTGATGCTGAGGTATTGGTTTCTGCGAAAGTAAAGAATTACGGAACCAAAACAACTAGACCTCAGGAACTAAATGCTTTATTATACGAAGGTACAACTCCAGTCGATGGAGCATCAGGTAAGAAAATGATTCCTGCTTTAAAACCAGGACAGGAAGTAACGGTAGATTTGAGTTTTCATGCAAGCAATCCAAAGAAATGGACGGCTGAAACACCAAATTTATATACAACTGTCTTGAACTTAACTGATGGAAAAAATACCATTGAAACCTTATCTTCAAAAACAGGTTTTAGAGAGATTGAAATTAAAGGACGTTTGTTTACCGTAAATGGTGTTCCTATTAAACTAAAAGGGGTAAATCGTCACGAGAATTTCCCAGATGATGGTCACGCCGTTACAGAGGAACAAATGATAAAAGACATCACTTTAATTAAACAAACTAACAGTAATCATGTTCGTACGAGTCATTATTCTGATGATCCAAGATGGTATGAACTTTGTGACGAATATGGAATTTATTTGGTAGCCGAAGCCAATGTTGAATGTCATGAAGAGCAAAATCAGTTTAATGAAGTGCCAACAATAAAAGCGGCTATTGTAGATCGTAATGTTGCGAATGTTCAAAGTTTTAAAAATCATCCTTCGGTTTTAATTTGGTCATTAGGTAATGAAAATGGTTCAGGCGGTACTAATTTCAGAGCAGCTTTGTCAGCAATAAAAGCAATTGATCCTGACCGTCCTACACATTATGAAGGATTTGGTATTGGTGAAAAGAATCCTGCGGATATTGACAGCCAAATGTATACGCAAATTGCCCCTATGGTAGAACATGCAAAAAATGCTTCATTAACCAAACCATTTTATTTATGTGAATATGCACACGCCATGTTCAACTCAATGGGATCAGTAGATCTGTACAATGAAATGTTTGATAAGTATCCGGAGCTTCTTGGCGGAGCTATTTGGGAATGGCAGGATCAGGGAATTTATAATAATCGTGATCCAAAACATCCTATAACGGCTTTTGGTGGCGGATTTGGTGAATTTCCAAACGATCATTATTTCATACACAAAGGTGTGGTATTTTCAGACAGATCGCCTAAACCGCATTTTCCAGAGTTAAAACATGCCTATCAATGGATTACAATTCGTGACAAAGACATTAAAAATGGTTTTGTTACGATTAAAAACCGTTATCAGTTTCTTAATCTTGAAAACGTAACGGCTAAATGGGAATTAACTGAAAATGGGTTGCCATTATTTTCTGGTGATTTAGCAGTTGGGACGATCAATCCTGGTACTGAAAAAGACGTAAAAATACCGTTTGCTTTTTCCCCAAAAGCAGGTGCGGAATACTTTGTAAGAGTGTCATTTTATTTGGCAGAAGATCAAAATTGGGCTAAAAAAGGTTTTGAAGTAGCTTCTCAACAGTTTGAATTAGGTACGCCATTAGCTGAAACTAAAAAAGCTCCACAAGCTGGTAACTTAACTTTAAATGATACAGAAGAAAGTATTATTATCAAAGGTTCAGACTTCAGTATTACTTTTGATAAAGCAAAAGGAACATTTACAAAATTGGAGAAAAATGGAGAGAATGTATTGCAGGAAAATGGAGGTCCTATGCTTCATTTATGGCGTGCACCGCACCAAACCGACGATATGTGGGCGTACCGTGATTGGGAAAAATACGGCTTAAAAAACATTTCATGGGTAACAAATGAAGTAAAAAGCAAAAAAGTTTCGGCAACCGTAATTGAAATTACTGCAAGTCTAACTGGTACAGGCAAAGAGAATTTTAAAGTACAGCATAAAGTAATCTACACCATTGACGGAAACGGAATTATTAATTCTACAAATGAAGTGAGTTTTAGTGATCCTAAACTTATTTTAGCAAGAATCGGTGTTCGAATGTTCTTAAATAAAAGCATCGATCAATTTGATTATTTAGGTCGTGGCCCGATGGAAAATTACGCAGATCGCAAAAGCGGATTTGATGTTGGTCATTACGCAAGTACGGTCGCAAAACAATTAACACCTTATGAGAAACCTATGGAATGTGGAAATCATGAAGATGTAAGATGGGCAAATTTAAGCGCTCAAAAAGGAGCAGGGATAGCAGTAAAAAAGGTTGATGACTTGATGCAGGTATCTGCGCTGCCATACAGCGATGAAGAAATGGATTTGGTGGAATATAAAATCGATCTTCCGCAAAGCAAAGGAACAGTTTTATGCGTAAGCCATAAAACTTTAGGAGTAGGTTCAAATGGCTGTGGTCCAAGACCATTGGAACCTTTTATGGTTTATGCTAAACCAACAACATTCAGTTATCAGGTTCAACTGACAGAAAAAAAATAG
- a CDS encoding RagB/SusD family nutrient uptake outer membrane protein, translating into MRANLIRLLAVALTVVFASCEDDFLEKPPLSQITPENYLNDESQLAAYSIDLYSVFPVMEAYARDSDTDTEADRGYDNRYVPGQWLVPAQGGDWNFETIYKCNYFMQQVIPKWKNNKISGNPTNVNHYIGEMYFLRAYIYYQKLVALGDFPIVKTVPKLDLNELVDYSKRKPRNEVARFIISDLDSASTLMSNSGPDGKGNRLSRMVAQLMKSRVGLYEGTWEKYFKGTAFVPNGPGWPGTEKAYNQGYQFPSGSIDGEIDYFLTQSMDAAKAVADQVTLTQNTQKTEIAGQSYLDFAKASDANPFLKMFSDVDLSKYNEVLLWRAYDVGLGVSNSFAISVQGGGAGYTRGFVDNCLMANGLPIYASGSGYVGDDYLADVRKKRDMRLNLWLAEPGQINILYPSPLNTHGTDVAIVPDIMNLLGNHDQPTGYHHTKGNNYDGANYGQHTGSSMGSIAFRGVEAYLNYIEASYEKNGGIDGTASAYWKKIRERAGVDSDFQKTIAATNMSLEAKNDWGAYSANKLIDATLYNIRRERRIEMLGEGFRLDDLRRWRAMDQMIDNSYHIEGFKLWGPMKQWYDATKLTYGIGDRSTVSDPAISSYLRIYEKNTTSLAYNGYRWTMAHYLNPIAIQHFLITSPNNDVSGSPIYQNPNWPLTANQGPKN; encoded by the coding sequence ATGAGAGCAAATCTAATCAGACTATTAGCAGTGGCTTTAACTGTTGTCTTTGCATCTTGTGAAGATGACTTTCTGGAAAAACCGCCTTTGTCTCAAATTACTCCAGAGAATTATTTAAACGATGAATCACAGCTGGCAGCTTATTCTATTGACTTGTATAGTGTTTTTCCAGTAATGGAAGCCTACGCAAGAGATAGCGATACCGATACAGAAGCAGATCGAGGTTATGATAATCGCTATGTTCCTGGACAATGGCTTGTACCGGCACAAGGAGGTGACTGGAATTTTGAAACTATTTATAAGTGCAATTACTTCATGCAGCAAGTGATTCCGAAATGGAAAAATAACAAGATTTCTGGAAATCCTACCAATGTAAATCATTATATCGGTGAGATGTATTTTTTGAGAGCATATATTTATTATCAGAAATTGGTTGCTCTTGGTGATTTTCCAATCGTGAAAACTGTTCCAAAATTGGATTTAAATGAATTGGTAGATTACAGTAAAAGAAAACCCAGAAATGAAGTTGCTCGTTTTATCATTTCCGATTTAGATTCTGCCAGTACTTTGATGAGTAATTCAGGACCTGATGGTAAAGGAAACCGATTATCTAGAATGGTGGCTCAGTTAATGAAATCGAGAGTTGGACTTTATGAAGGAACATGGGAGAAATATTTTAAAGGAACTGCTTTTGTTCCAAATGGTCCGGGCTGGCCAGGCACCGAAAAAGCGTACAATCAAGGTTATCAATTTCCTTCGGGAAGTATTGATGGAGAAATTGATTATTTTTTGACACAGTCAATGGACGCGGCGAAGGCTGTTGCAGATCAAGTTACATTAACTCAAAATACACAAAAAACAGAAATTGCAGGTCAATCATATTTAGATTTTGCCAAAGCGAGTGATGCAAATCCGTTTCTAAAGATGTTTAGCGATGTTGATTTAAGCAAGTACAATGAAGTGCTTTTATGGCGTGCCTATGATGTCGGTCTAGGAGTAAGCAATTCATTTGCTATATCAGTACAAGGCGGTGGCGCTGGTTACACAAGAGGTTTTGTTGATAATTGTTTAATGGCAAATGGTCTGCCAATTTACGCTTCTGGATCTGGATATGTTGGCGATGATTATTTGGCAGATGTGAGAAAGAAAAGAGATATGCGTTTAAATCTTTGGCTTGCAGAACCTGGACAAATTAATATTTTGTATCCTTCTCCTTTAAATACGCATGGTACAGATGTAGCCATTGTGCCGGATATCATGAATTTATTAGGGAATCATGATCAGCCAACTGGTTATCATCATACAAAAGGGAATAATTACGATGGAGCCAATTACGGTCAGCATACAGGAAGTTCAATGGGAAGTATAGCTTTTAGAGGAGTAGAAGCTTACCTGAATTACATTGAAGCTAGTTATGAAAAAAATGGAGGCATTGATGGAACAGCTTCTGCATATTGGAAAAAAATCAGAGAAAGAGCAGGAGTAGATTCAGATTTTCAAAAAACCATTGCAGCGACAAATATGAGTTTAGAAGCAAAAAATGACTGGGGAGCTTATTCTGCCAATAAACTGATCGATGCTACATTGTATAATATTCGTAGAGAAAGACGAATAGAAATGTTGGGAGAAGGTTTCCGTTTGGATGATTTACGCAGATGGAGAGCGATGGACCAAATGATAGACAATTCTTATCACATTGAAGGATTTAAATTATGGGGACCAATGAAACAATGGTATGATGCTACTAAATTAACATATGGAATAGGAGACAGAAGTACAGTTTCAGATCCAGCGATTAGCAGTTATTTGCGTATTTATGAAAAGAACACGACTTCATTGGCATACAATGGATATCGCTGGACAATGGCGCATTATTTGAATCCGATAGCAATTCAGCATTTTTTGATTACATCACCAAACAATGACGTTTCTGGATCGCCTATTTATCAGAATCCGAATTGGCCTTTAACAGCAAATCAAGGTCCGAAAAATTAG